In the Bombus affinis isolate iyBomAffi1 unplaced genomic scaffold, iyBomAffi1.2 ctg00000410.1, whole genome shotgun sequence genome, GTCATACGATAGTACTATCAAGTGACGCGAAATTTATCTGTCCATCTGCATAGTGGGTGGTTTTCGACCAGTGACTTTAAATGATTTTCcactttcttcatatttttgcttagattccgcttcgcttaaaaagattcacatgtatcgatatgaaaattattggaagatattctagcaacttgcaagagtattcaagaatttttgagcacactttttaaaacacgagaacgtaaacagatattgcatgatcctaaacgatccagcgtgtaaatgtcggtaaggcttttgcagacagaggacaattaatatgctttcaattaatataattgattaaCACGCTGGGATAAACACAATAgtagaaataatacagaaatactttttgtagccactgtaagtagctgttgggtacagtattgttcaaaagtagacagacgctcgattacttttggcaaaatgtactttactcgcaagattatgcgtaaatggactgcaaaatttcataacagttaaacgtaaaacggacaatagcctacgttttgtaaaatggtttatcgaaattaggagataaagaatttcagataagtaagagtgtaaaaaagaagagaaagatggttttaatattaattttaaaaatattaaaagggacatttctgattttcttatccgttgataaattgttgtttgaataattgcttcttggaataaaaattatttcttttcattttatttgcgttttacacgacgagatgaatggcaacgaacgagatgcaaaatgagagatgcttagcatcgaggcattacgcgtgggcgatagattagtatgactcttcagaaagaaattacattacgcttaacgacgatcgttattctttcctggaatggttttatttcctcttaacaAGGCGATGTCGTCTCGCGTTTTctgcgaaaaataaaaaaattccattctttgccttagttttcattatatgctatcgcacgataaatcatatccctttgttcacggatgtggaaatttaattaaaaccgattcctagaaacgaatatgcgttttccattggaacaaaaccctatatcccgttaaaaacttccaggaattcaagaactttgtaattttccgtttgacgatgtcggatctacattcaacctaagctctctcgatttctacgaaaatgataatacgcagatttccaggatgctgttgaaagaacagaatgcacgagtataaactgaatgctttcatttaggcagtgtaattacgttaattggttacagctgtaaacgcgctggtataaactatatagtttaagcgatttagtagatacccgatctcgcgtttccctgtttccagcgaaattttagtattataaacggaatgcggatgtttgtgcgtttgagagaaatgtgggtgtgtataaacgtccaggttgtacactcttgttcacgagtatcgaaaaatatgccgatcgttaaaattgttggcttcctgcaaaataatcaaaataattggaaaccaatcggaggatacttaaaaattaaagtaaaataaaaagaaaattaaggtataattaataaaagaatattgtacagagatcgtacgaaggaatttaaataaaagttgtgtacaattttctaatgttatgtgtccacgagaaaattcccattctattgggttttcccaaaaatttctttccttttataaggaagtgacagatgcacatcattttttgttttacattatgatccattttgttctattagtagaaaacggatcatacaaaattcaataaaataatataaaagaaaaaatgttgtgcatctattattttcttataaaacagacagagacttttggaacaacctaatatgtttctcattgacatccctcggaattaagtagaggataatggaaaaatggaaatcgataaaaagtatttattactatatcgagagttttaatgagttttttttttttttttttttttagaaaagtttgttactttatacaatttattggtagtgtatcgctataacaatttttctaaaatttacaatttaaattacattggttcgttgaacgatcgagtaataacttagcagtgttttaaatctcattctcgtagatttgattgtatttgcaattattataattatgagcatcgtattcttaagaacatcccctttttatattatcgattgttctttgatttatcgacagtagaacgagaacatcattattattttcttatttctgagcttcgtattatcgatatcgtcgtaattttattcacttattaatcaatattcatcgtaatattattatgaaacacataaggaatgaaactccatgtacacatttacaaaatgaaaacagcattttcattggtaatgcgacaaatcttatgtatcgtgttgttgtgtaatattacagtgtatgttacaatgtacgtataaacgcgttaatggaaccaattattctcatcggcgactgaaaatgattcacgatcgtgtgttacttcgtctgcaatgtcaggacggatacatgataattgttaatgtaatttgtaatactaaagctagaaacagatcgatccctcttatcgtcagatcgttcgcagcaccggtaccgatattgcaaaacgatttctcgcagcaagtggtgcaagcggagagttttgttcgttcaccgaccactatacatccggagtcgcatttgttagtacactttctctccaccgaccaagtttgtggactagacattgaatcttcggtgctggtagtgtaagaaaaccgctttacctgaagagaaagaagcaaacgtgaaaggaatatttgcagattttaaactttcacgatgttcgttatatgacatgtcctagcggatcgcaagagacactcgtacgctaaaatatagtatttcttttaattttgtccgagtacgagctcattttgggcagcattaaaccacgaacttgatagtatcgagcgaaaagagaaaaaagaagactgaaaagaaaagatgagaaagaattctacatgtacgtagaatgattcttgatactaaaattaaattaatatttgcaacaattccttgtttcactctgtatgacatttcacattggaacttgtaacgaacacgagtgagtgtgaacgtaacatatttttagtcgagggaatatcaattttccagaatatctcgcatcatttccagagaatacggttcgttcattgttaattcggtcggttaatatcgattacggatttcgtaaaatttttgccgtgtatgtacaaactgtacaattatatcatatccaatatcattgttgaataccaataaataagaagaacaaataaaaaattgcatttgcatattccctcaaatgtgtacaccatgtacatatgttcctataaagcggaaacaatttcaataaagtacgtaattattatgaaactgaattgatcgactatattgaacatttccaaacactaaaatcgcgttatgaacgaaatgaaactgtgtctctatcttgaacagccttctctcgctctcgtgttgacgataactaatatcgcttttagctagctgtttgctatattctgtttgctttaaaagcacgcgatcaaagcaaaatatcaaacatctgctgaaacacgtgcgtgacctgtgtataatcaacaagcgttcgaatcgctgttatcatttgtcattaccatacaggtccttttgtcaccagtgcacttgtgcccgaaagtggtgaagtttccggtcagattggcgcatctctctccgtcttccattgtatcacactgatgacaccataaatcgtttgctcgttccgacgctgcgtgagttcgatgttccgtagttaacagttggcctgatcatcggacacaatcaaccgacaaatacgtattaattaatagaaatcgtgatttatcctagatttctaaagattattaaaatcgacgtaggaatcggacgtaagacattgggcaaatcgttgtctactttttaatgcttcgcatctttctctctttgatttcttagaaattacttccttctacttcttcctttctttcatttttcaaacaaatgtgtcgtgctttcattaacgtcagatttttgtacatttttgtaaaaataaatagatattagtcttgacatttaaCAGACatatcggcgatatgcgtaggatgaaatttcgtcgcgttcgtcgacaagattgctaggaagattgcggacagggatatcatcgaggaaatcgtctaataaggtgaaacatcggtttaggtttcttatttacaacggaattcttcggatgtttagcttttccgtcgaatagcgccaaattttcctgctgttcttgcgatacgtccgacggtaagacttggcaagcaaaatatcgtaaacgtatctggaaattacgaaaaatttatttcgatttatttcaattaaacgtattccgagagcagcaaacgtattccttatccattgacaggtaatcaacgaaatcatacacgggtacttaaaaatacctacagttatgaaaaatatttccaagttcggaaaaacgcttccacgcaagtttgaccaatcgtaccaatcctctagagtttcagcttcttaacagattggatcatctccgaagactaaacagacggtatacgactacgtttgcatctatacgacaattggatctacgcaagactgcagattcgatatccacgaaatattctatgtatatttcatgaagttaaaaattatactgttttatttcacatctggttccaatagaataagatggattaaacgtaattcaataaaataatttaaaacaaaaaatgttgtacatctattatttccttataagataaaagacacttttgggacgatctaatgttaaaaattctctgtgaaagttgattgtaatcttcttcttatctaaagaaaaagagaaaatagaaatagatgtattcagtatgaattatttattttatgcataggaaacataggcaagacggtaaatgaaaaaggtagcctcgaaatgagaattcatcgcgaagcttatcacggaagaaaagtgaattaaatgcaccgtgtacgatgatcgttgtttacacgattcgtaacacaaatggctaacacctacgagtgaaggcttcaacaggtgcactttcctctatatgcagtttatacgtagaggaagatcttcgctataaatagacgaaacatcgttccttcagacatctagtgaaaactccctcaacgaaacacgttcctaaaacgcaacttgctcgtaaaacaaatagggccatgtaactgaaaggaacctcgagaaagaaagagaaaaatgggaagaaacagaaacttccattttccattacagaaacgttctttgttgaaagaaaaattcctcaaattaaaaattctaaaaaaacgaaataccgccattgtctatcctggcaaattatcttccgtcttaaccagttacctactcttgacgagtatactcgtcacgcgtaaaaagcagttttcgctgtttaaactgcaatttcagcgaaaactaaaatatattcgtaaatttgaagacgtttcgaacatttggaagccaggaccaggtaaaacgaacaaatgaagagatataaataattattatgaaaaagctataatacagcgtgaacaaagtagtcgttctgtcctttctaacgcattttagtcgcattagtcgcaacggctaactgatcaatacattgtcgagtcgatcaactttggtattccgatcgtatcgacgtgaaaatcggcgtaacgaataaggcgcaagaatcgttttcttctctcgcaaataccgaagatggacaacgcgtatcggcgaatttctaatttcagaaaaatgtaatttgattcgtggcgaaacgtgtgagaaacgcgtcgaattaaagaggcgaaggtttaagcagcccgacaaagcgagtgaaatgcgaggcttaccattgatgcttacgaccatggagatagacgcgACGATCAGGAAGCACGTGACAGcggtacatgtatcggccatgttgataacgtctagcgcgtcacattcgaaaataaattcggctgtttaaattgcgatcggctgatgtccttggcgcattgatcgcatgctggtgtatggcggcgagcgcgttgcaacgcaaaacgagcggatttgggtacaatagacagccatattgagaatagccggagtctgcgctggatgggtacagctgctccagaaaccttgaagcccagggaaaatcaatatccatggcagccggaaggtcctgttcgttcagcgggaacgtttgacgtcaaagtttctgcgcattcgcatcacatccaggaaaaagaaaattcactgtcactgaatcaatgatttgtcgacaccgcaactaaaattcaacttacaatgcctcgaaagctaaaatagtccgacactcgccgtaaaaacatctttcgtttcgtacgttcattcgaacgaaataactcgtctgcaactgtggaccgaaccatttgaattttgctcgacgagttagaggaaatcttcgaaatgtgttatttaaatcttcgttacaggtccagctagaaaagttgtaaaaagctaccttcactttcttcttcgctattccgactaattgtacttctttcaacatttctttacacgtcacctattgttaatctttccaattcttctaactcgtaaaaaaaaaaaaaaaaaaaaaaaaaaagaaaaaaggaaggaaacaaattgtttgactcaatttttgaaaagttattctgttttctgcaccaacgcctcctatagcccgttacacgagacttttcgggattttgttcgttttgtaacgaaacacgactatcccgatcacattggtagaatttgaaatcatcctgaaagtgcaaatgtaaaagacagaaaatagttgtggcgaatatttggggggaaaaatagtacatagtatagataggtattttgagcgtacaataaatatcaaaaattattccattgaatatcgagacgtatcggtacaacagataattgactgtttaattaatttcgtgaaattaatttcctccacgagatacaccataaagagctatcttcaacatgttatagacgctaaatactgtcccattgaacattgagatgcatcgatgtgatggataattgactgtttaatcacttttggaatctctgcgaaatatacactcgcactaaatatcttgttacttaaaatacaatataatatgtaatatacgatatgtaatataatatgtaacatacacgtacacacgcgatatatttataaagaagcacgtatcagagttggaataatttcgtgagcaacagtagacggtaaatgtaatttgcaaacgacctctttatcaaatatcgataaacgcgatcgatatggaagggatcagtgcttatgctggccaaatattccgtcatcgttcaaacatccatcgaaactaatcccagtacataccattcgaataatcgagtaacttcgttatcgcgtatgatacagtgcaattacttgattgcaatgatatctcaacgattattaacagataccaagatgtctcgacagttgcaaaaatcttttataaataaattacacgtggctcgcgaagctgtttcaacgttgctggaaactttttgcgtatatgatatacgaagcatttcgaaatgatcattgcagcactgtagcgagacacgcctaacttgatcgtatcggtgaaatttcaaacggatttggaagtgtgcatagaagttatatttatcagggacacgtactttccaaaatcatcaaactattcgaacagtcaattattatttagtatgttaataagccacgatgtaatactcttaaagagttagaaagaataaattttcggaaaatggaacaatttgactttcaaatggctcgtacgtgatctaatcatctgtttgatgaacttttaattgctatcgtagataggatcgtaaaatactacgaatgttacagacattgtcgtgattttcctataaagtaacacacgacgcgtagtccgtttgatgttcgatttgcttggctcttgtaatccaatttcaataaaattgtacaaaatgcacgtgatacgaaagaaaatataaaatatacaaaatactctttacttctcttttttttttttttttcttttcaatcatattctcaaaaatatgaatttgcatcaaaatctacagtctaattagaatattagaaagaatattcagacagacgatgtatataaaggagatacaaattacgacgatgagagaactcgcaagatatttgtatctgtgaaattgcaactgttgcgtcgataaatatctacgccgattaaatttttgatacacttcggattctcatcggaaaaccagtaataacatatttctatttcgtaatatatttctgatatacagaggatgctctcaaaaaaatatacacccacgttaattaaatggtatcgtgaaattgctgcatcgtattattacaatttttatacaaatcttcctttccttcaattttgtgtacatttcggatgtattcctttcttttaatcctattgatggatcgatagatttaattttataaaattgattttttgaatatttatacattccatatctttttaagcaccacgtcacacgattctttcggtagaaataactgcgtaaaattacattttctctgtacctgggagcttttgcgcggtgaattttatacgatcgaagcccctttttcgagtggcaagggtgcttcggcatgggaaagtgcctctccattatcgttttagctggctgtttccatttgtataaagtcgtcgttattatcgtctttatcacaacgaaaccatcccattacatcagtgtatttaaggtttccccacagttaacccatcattcgagcaatccacgtgctttacataattctcaatatcacgtttccattttctaacatccgtgactgtagctattccaacgtcacgtactcttgatgaattctatcgccgatttttacaccacctcccacgtttttaattaaattgtattttctttctgtacgactggaacgttgttagtttcataccaaattcttatttatcggaattctattctattctattcgaacagagaaaagaatgtgtagattttttaaaaagaaacttatccgtcactgagaaatgttaggttcgactgataaaacgtacagacaccagagtattcgtgggagcagtcgaacatcaacgattctacgatctcggcatattccacctcaaacgcgattccgtaaaattcaaactaatcgtccagcgagctgttccatgttttccaaactgaacagatcgtgagcatcggccagcgatatgggaaatgaagataatttccaattgttcgtaacatctgacgatcattcgacttaaaacatagttctcgcggtcgcggcaaacaagttacgcaggcaatttgtcagctgtcgaacgagagagctggctggttgtactgagttgaagcagagcgattcgaagaacggcagagacgcgaaagggaagcgttcgccgagaatacgtccgtttcgtctttctcgttagacggtggaaatgaattggcgatttcaccatgaatactataaaggaagttaacgctgtaactggcgcgagtttcgcgtgaaacgtagcctttgacgaggtgaaagccggtttgtttgcgcgtctcgccgaacaaatccgataactaaaattgtctggcgaaattgttttacacgagccgtgttctcggtaacgctagcggctatttaatcaaaattgtcggccgcgtttctcgttggccgttcgatcgaccaacgtgtaattaaaatgataatcttaatagatcctcatggacaaagctagcgaggctggcagttggcgaagcgagctaagcaaatagcgaattatatcgcgtgttataactggatcgtggaagtttgcgcatatttttacactgatagattaaccctgctgctgatcctctaatatttctcgttcgatctcatctattacaaataacagatacgtaagacaacataggaaaatatataagtaaatagtatcgcgaataattacgaataattgcattcattttcgttaaaggtaaattatattgtatttacgtgccaaggatagaactgaaattgccgctgatattgatttattcttgttaaatttcaatgtcagaataaaaaagtttagcagttagccgttgcgacctctttgaaaagcgtgtacctaaaagtgtgtcgcgaacagtaagcgatggcgagtatactcgtcgaacacggagtacgggtggctgttataatatagaattaagttgttacgaaacgattgttttatttttcaatttagtactgacggggctcgtcgtaacgtaaaatactgccatcacttcgtgacgagtatactcgtggaaaacagccaattggttaaaccaggaccagatcacgataccgtttaaagtagaaatttgtagaatggttagagttagagaatatcggaactttgtattattataacgtttaccatcgctgcgctctcgatattaacccttaactgctgctctgggactcccagacgatataaacatccgcgtaacttggctctcgagcaacgcgtgatgtcaagtgtcttggtaattttcaattaagtcgccccttatgactataacttgtaacttctgatctttgttccgtataggagtaattgagaacgtacaactttcctttcgctttgtttcgtcttgtccattatggatgaaaatgcgattatagttacgaaacgaatcattcttcgttgatcgcgatacaatggaaatgtttacagcgaacgttcccgagtgcttcgaataaagaaagaacgatgcaatacgatactctttgacttataaataactttcctttgagaccaatccatggatcaattttctggcaccgcagacgcaatgttacacgtaatcctaggaatcgtgaagttttcagtcttttctaatattatttttcaacttgaaattcaatctattggacgtaggagtatttttactgtaaactattagaaaaatgtccatcgtataatcgacgagcatcgcgagagtaatatccaggctttaaattctaaaggttcgttaccgtacaactgtagtaggcaacgtcgttgctctaaacacgtacgtaattttgttcacattgtataaccgataactattttctttttattatttctttttattcgaatgtccttcagctttcgctttaccaccgtacatcatccctacgtcatgcaccgatactatttttcttttacactgtgacacttacttctctgcttgaccatgcgatcctgatcatcatgcaaatggtctaagactgttgtcgtaatactctacggaataactaaaattgctgtatcgttctaacacgttatagattttattaaagaggaacgtttagAGGAATCTAAGAGGAAGACTCAGATTCACGAAATAAGACAcgggttttccctgacgccactttacgatataaataattaaactttttctccctcgtatatggaaagcttaaaacacttttcctgtattatctatgccaaatctcctgtcaatttcgttactaaaataaatgttacagttatcagcaataatcgcctgcactcgactatacgtttctttaattaaaaatttatcaaagcgaagtcttcgattctttaaattctgcaaaatttgatgaaacgcgcaatgactcgaaacttctgacgtgtaatgtacgcgaaagactctgtatactcgttaggtcgttcctcaaacgagaaacagatcgaactgttcgcgttcgagtcaaacgtaaagggaaaagattaaatttcctaactttccgtcgataggatcttcatcgacgtttatgacagttgacttctcttaattagcgaagcttcaagctttcgatatttccaagtttcaataattctcattctccgttcgcctttcaatgaccgttattagcgtgagcgtatgtcaataatcaaagcgaacgatgctcttttgaaccttcctttcctcttccattcgtcttctttttcagaacggaatattggctagatctactttaatcgttgcgctgatttaacgagtgcgtgtttattctctctttattcttcgtctgcttctgccctcgcatctgttgaacatcgattcgattgctgaactcgactgtgtgattctcctatcaggaacgacatttgcgtcggaatatacatgttacggtcgttctttaaaattcttctaaattaaaagttccttaaaactctcctagctgcaaagttcttctcctgaaagagtcgcggtaaacgtggatatctgacgttacgcgttcgttaacgagcatctcttatgtcaaatattacaaagcaacgatttacccaaaatatagaaatatcttccgaaatagcggactcgtcgttagattattagatcgcggatgttcgtgcatttgtgggaattataaaaatgcaaaagtccatgaaacgtttaggaaacgtagaggatgaaataaatcttatctatatatatcttgaatatgtttttgtatgaatatcttatgatttgtgtgtatgaatatctatatctttgtgtatgaatatgaatatctttgtgtatttgctacgatataattattaaaaagaagaagaaactttcaatcatgagaaagatggaatataatgaaatatatttagacattgaataaaaatttttattttcatttcggaagatggaacgaacacgaaatatgcagcaaattttgcgaatatttcaaaatgaaggaactgcgcaaatataaatatttgcaagttaattgcacttaatatggaacacctgactttaaaagcttcccaaaaacagaaacatgcttttctttttaattgctttcgagaaattaataagtcctttctgtgtcgctttataaattcttttaacatcgatattacgttttttcctaatattatattctaacaatttcttacaatttttcagctgaaagttgtattaaaataattttggcaaccgctgaaaattgttgaaattgttgcaccaagagcgtaatttctgggaaaaaagggtcgatgagaactcaaatccttccgggactgttttactcgctctattaaacaaacatgtttaatggtaaatcatgcaaaaagtaatattttttacgttcattatttaacacgactctcagaaaaattttataggctgtcaaacgtaacaatcaactgcattcgagcaacatgctttcatttttaaggaaatatttcatttattatttgcgttattactttaataaacgtttgctataccgttaacgttcatatctataaaccaacgtttacttacagctttacccttacataacgtcaatcttcgaaagaattacggatttttattatacaatatattaatcttagttattataacgttaagttattagcaaaattaca is a window encoding:
- the LOC126927984 gene encoding uncharacterized protein LOC126927984, coding for MADTCTAVTCFLIVASISMVVSINGQLLTTEHRTHAASERANDLWCHQCDTMEDGERCANLTGNFTTFGHKCTGDKRTCMVKRFSYTTSTEDSMSSPQTWSVERKCTNKCDSGCIVVGERTKLSACTTCCEKSFCNIGTGAANDLTIRGIDLFLALVLQITLTIIMYPS